The following are from one region of the Stigmatella ashevillena genome:
- a CDS encoding Isoquinoline 1-oxidoreductase subunit produces MVRWTSHDLFTAPLRTAVLVLLAAGCGRRSPDAGPRPPEALPPVAPGELRAPEVFGVIPDKEERSRALFLEASRVLLHPRCANCHPAGDTPLQGTQGQVHEPPVTRGPEDRGVVGMQCTGCHQDRNLEFSRVPGAPNWHVAPKSMAWVGKTPRAVCEQLKDKSRNGGKSLADIVEHNKHDELVAWGWHPGSGREPAPGSQERFGAIIEAWVNTGAECPSEEAKP; encoded by the coding sequence ATGGTTCGTTGGACATCCCATGACTTGTTCACGGCCCCCCTCCGGACAGCCGTCCTGGTCCTGCTGGCGGCCGGGTGTGGCCGACGCTCGCCTGATGCGGGCCCTCGCCCCCCTGAGGCCCTGCCCCCGGTAGCGCCCGGCGAGCTGCGGGCCCCCGAGGTGTTTGGCGTCATCCCGGACAAGGAGGAGCGCTCCCGGGCGCTCTTCCTGGAGGCCAGCCGCGTGCTGCTCCACCCCCGGTGCGCCAACTGTCACCCCGCGGGGGACACGCCCCTCCAGGGCACCCAAGGGCAGGTCCACGAGCCCCCCGTCACGCGAGGCCCGGAGGATCGCGGCGTCGTCGGCATGCAATGCACGGGCTGCCACCAGGACCGCAACCTCGAGTTCTCGCGGGTGCCAGGGGCACCGAACTGGCACGTCGCGCCCAAGTCGATGGCGTGGGTGGGCAAGACGCCTCGGGCCGTCTGCGAGCAACTGAAGGACAAGTCCCGCAATGGCGGCAAGTCGCTGGCGGACATCGTCGAGCACAACAAACACGATGAGCTCGTCGCTTGGGGCTGGCACCCAGGCTCGGGACGCGAGCCCGCCCCGGGTTCGCAGGAGCGCTTCGGGGCCATCATCGAGGCGTGGGTCAACACGGGCGCGGAGTGCCCCAGTGAAGAGGCAAAGCCATGA